The Daucus carota subsp. sativus chromosome 2, DH1 v3.0, whole genome shotgun sequence genome includes a window with the following:
- the LOC108207356 gene encoding zinc finger protein GAI-ASSOCIATED FACTOR 1-like gives MAASSSASMPGLGEVEFENQQTPLLQHSSGEGANPDAVVVALSPEYLTAKNRFICELCDKGFPREQNLQLHRRGHNLPWKLKKRTDQEVQKKVYVCPKIACAHHDPARALGDLTGIKKHFARKHGEKKFGCTRCHKRYAVLYLKAHSKICGTKEYKCECGTTFFYV, from the exons ATGGCTGCGTCTTCATCTGCATCTATGCCTGGTCTTGGAGAAGTGGAGTTCGAGAATCAGCAGACTCCTCTACTTCAGCATTCATCAGGAGAAGGAGCTA ATCCTGATGCGGTGGTTGTTGCACTCTCTCCAGAATATCTTACTGCGAAAAATCGTTTTATATGTGAGCTGTGCGACAAGGGTTTCCCCAGGGAACAGAACTTGCAGCTGCACAGGAGAGGGCACAATCTGCCCTGGAAGCTCAAGAAAAGGACAGATCAGGAGGTGCAGAAGAAGGTTTACGTCTGCCCCAAAATCGCTTGTGCCCACCATGATCCAGCAAGGGCTCTTGGAGATCTGACTGGAATCAAGAAGCATTTTGCTCGCAAACATGGTGAGAAGAAATTCGGTTGTACCAGGTGTCACAAGAGGTATGCTGTGCTGTACCTGAAAGCTCATAGCAAGATCTGTGGAACAAAAGAGTACAAATGCGAGTGTGGTACTACCTTCTTCTATGTGTAA